One Chloroflexota bacterium genomic window, CCCTTTTTTGACGTCCGAAAGCCAGCTGACCTTCACTTGTCAAGACCACCCTGGTGACATTCTTTCTCTTGGGATCCCTTGTTCTCGTTACAAGACCTTGCTTCTCCATGCGATCGAGCAAGTCATAGACCGAATGAGGTCTTCTAAACAGCAATCGTGACAGATCGGTAGGGGTGAGAGGCGTCTCAGATGTTTTCACCCAGAACAGCACCGCAGCTTGACTCATTGTAAGGTCAAGCGCCCTCAGTTCTTTCTCAGCAACCCTAATCATTACCCAATACGCTTGATTGAATGTTGACCAGAACTGTCCGTAGCCCTCGCTCAGCCCGCTCGGTTCCATCCCCTCTCCTT contains:
- a CDS encoding MarR family transcriptional regulator, producing the protein MEPSGLSEGYGQFWSTFNQAYWVMIRVAEKELRALDLTMSQAAVLFWVKTSETPLTPTDLSRLLFRRPHSVYDLLDRMEKQGLVTRTRDPKRKNVTRVVLTSEGQLAFGRQKRVRAIAGILAELSPQETGMMLAVLGKLRKRAIEELTSGVLPPYG